The DNA segment CTCTCAACCAGAATCCCGTTTACATTTTGGACGATATAAGAGGTGAGATATTTCTCCTCAAGCTCCTCCACTCCATCCGTTATGCAGATGGAAAACGTAATATTTTGTTCTCTGAGTACATCCTTTAATGCCTGTATAATATTTCTGGTACGCGGCAAAGTGATATCCTTCACCAGCATACCGAAGCGGTAATTCCTCTGTTTTGCTTTTACATTTGTTTTTGATTTTTCGCCCTTTGGCTCCGTTGTCTTTTCGTTTGTCTTATTTGCTTTACTTCCTCTGGCAACATAACCGGTTTCCTGAATGGCAGCACGTATCCTCTCTGCGATCTCCTCCCGTACATTTTCCTGTTTGAGAAAGCGGGATACGGTTGCTTTGGAAACACCGGCAAGTTCAGCAACGTCCGCAATCGTAGCTTTTTTCATACTCGAACATCCTTTCCATGAGTCATATAGCTTTATTTTACATTATTTTCTAAAATTTTGAAACCTTTTTTTCTTCTACGGTTTTCAAAAGGCGCTCCAGCACATAGGCAACCCCGTGTTCAGCATTGCTTCGCGTCTGATAATTGGCAGCTTCTTTTATGATATCCGCTGCATTTGCCATCGCAAAGCTGTAGCGGAATTCCTGCATCATAGAAAGGTCGTTCAGGCTGTCTCCAAATACCATAACTTCATCCGGATGCAAGCCCTGTTCTTCACACAGCTTTTTCAGTGCCAGCCCCTTTTGTGCATGGGCGGCTGTGATTTCGATATTATCCGCAATGGAATTGGTGACAGCAGTATGCTTGAGTGCTTGCAGCTGTGTACGCACAAAATGCAGCTGCTGTCTATCGTCCCCAAAGGCTTCCAGTTTATATAAGATAGGCTTCTCCTGCAGATAACGAAAGACATCTTCAATTTCTCTGTCATAGCTTCCAAAGGAGGATTCCTCCATAAGCCTGGATATTTCATCATCCCGCATGCCCTGCTTACGCATATGCTGCATAAACATCGCCCTGCCCTTTTCCGGTGAGCTGCTGACAACTCCCTCGTCTGTATACATATGATAAGGCAGTCCGCTGTTCTCCAGAATATGGATTGCGGCAATAGCGGTATCCAATGGCAGCGGCGTATGAGAGAGCCGTCTTCCCTGTGCATCCGTTATCAAAGCTCCGTTTAACAGCAGACAGTCACAGCGAATCCCCTCTTTTTCAAACATAGGCGCCACACTTTGATAATTTCGGCCGGTTGCGGCCATAAACGTGATACCAGCCTGTTGAAGGTTATGAATCGCCTGAATATTACGCAAAGGCAGCTGATGGGCTTCATCCAGCAGGGTACCGTCCAAATCACAGGCTACAAGTTTAATCATAGAACAACCTCTCTTTCGCATACCTGTATATTTTACCATGCATTCGACTTTCTTCACAATGAAAATCGTGCTAGAATAAAGAAAAGACAGGAGTTGATCAACATGCTGGAAACTGGCAGCAAAGCTATTGATTTTACATTACCGGATGAACAAGGCAATCCGGTTTCCTTACATTCCTTTAAAGGGAAAAAGGTTGTGCTGTATTTTTATCCTAAGGATAATACCCCGGGATGCACAAAGCAGGCCTGCGCATTTAAGGCAGCCTATGATGAATTTAAACGAGAGGATATCGTGGTCATTGGAATCAGTAAGGATTCCAGTGCTTCCCATGTGAAATTTAAGGAGAAATATGAATTACCGTTTCTTCTGCTTTCGGATACTGAGCTAAAGGTTATTCAGGCCTATGATGTCTGGAAGGAAAATAAGCTGTATGGAAAGACCTATATGGGTGTGACGCGTTCCACCTATGTGATCGATGAGGAGGGCATCATTATAAAAACCTTTGAGAAGGCAAGCCCTGCCAACAATGCGGCGGATATCCTCCAGTATCTGAGAGAGAACAGGTAATTGAAATTCCCGTAATATGGAAGCTGTATGATTGAAGCGGATAAGAGCTTCCTAAATGCAAAAAAATGAGCAATGCTCATTTTTTTTGACGAATACGTAAAAGACTGCTGTTCAGATTGCGGCTTGCCTCACTTCCTGTAGCTTGCAGCTGCAGGTGATATTGCATACAGATCAGGCTGGAGGTCACCGCAAATAGTAGAAAATGCTCCATGATCAACAGACAGATATCGATCGTCAGTGTGCTTTCCTTTGCATAGCTCAGATACAGCAAAGACAGACCTGTATACACGATTGCAAACAGCTGCAGCGATGTTGTGACGGATACGGCTGCGGCCTCTTTATGTATTGACATCTTCCTTCGCTTTTGAACAAGGAAGCTGATCAGAAAGCAGCCTAGAACAAAGCCGGTTCCCAGTGCCGCCTTACGCAGAACATCCTCTGCCGTTTCCGCATGCAGATAAACCAATATGCCATACAGGGGAAGATCAACCAATATGTACAGCAGCATAACCGGTAAACGGGTAGTCGTTAAAGAATGCCTTCTTAGTGTGAAGAAAACAATTCCAGCACTCACTGCAAGCAGCAGTGTGGCTATACTCAAAGATCGCATGCCTGTTCCCTCCCTTCGCTTTGCAGCATTAGCTTCTGCTGATGCAATACCGCAAGCATGTGCTGCTGCAGCCATAAAAGCAGCTCTGTACGCATGATATATACATACTCCTCCTGCTGTTCACGTTCCTCCTCATGAAAGCTGTAATACTGAATTTTCATTTGCTCCACATCCTGAACGGATATGGTATTAAGCTGATGTAGTGCTAATAGAACAGCATTTATAGCATGGTATCCAGGCTGCTCCACACGCTGGCGAGGTGCCATCATGACATATCCATGCTCCCTGGCATAGGGTACCTCCTGATACAATCCGGTATACGCACACAAATATGAAAGAACCTCACATACATACTCACGGATACCTTCCTTTTCCTGCACCGGAATCTGTGATGCGGCGGCATAATACAGCTGCTCCAGCAGCTCCTCCTCCGGATCAATGCCGTGTTTTTTTCTGCCATGCAGAGCTGAAGCATACCGGTTGATCCAGAAAAACGGCAGAATCGCTGATATAACATCGACAAGTGAAGCGATCAGAAAGCAGATCAGTGCCGTATTACGCGCTGCCTCTGACTCGGTAAAGCGTGAGAAGGCAATAACGGTTATATCGGTAAAGGAGCGGTTTTTCAGATAGCTTGTATCCAGTGCTTTCATAATGACATTCACTGTTTTCGCATCCAGTGCCTGCAATACCTTGGCATGGTCCTTTAAAGCATAATAGCTGTCCGATATTTGCAGCTCCAAATCAATACGGAACTTCTGATATTCCTCCTGATGCATATTCTGAAACGGCAGAAATGCACGCAGCAGGCTGGTTACTGCAGCTTCCTGCTCCTGCTGGCCGGAACCGAGAATGTTATGTTTCTGCTGAAGCGTTTGTATATCGGTAAGCTTTAGCTCTTGAAATTGCTGGTACTGTGTCACCATCTGCATAAGCTGATCCAGTGTCACCTGCATTGGTTTTAGATCCTTCATGCTGTCTGCGCCGGCTTCCTTCAGAAAAGAATTCAGTGTATCCAGCAAATGATTATAGGAAAGTGTCAGGTTCTGAAATTCTGTATAGGTCTTTTGGGAGGGCTGTTTGCGCGTTCCGGAAGACAGCTCATCCAGCTCCTTCTTCATATTCTGCAAATTGGAAGAAGATGCGGCAACTTGTAATTGCTTGATCGCTGCTTTCAGCTTTTCTACCTTTTCTTCATTATCAGCAATTTTTTCCAAGGCCTTTGACAACTCTTTCTGATCTGTTGTCTGTGTTACACTGGTTCCACCATCAGACAGCTGTGAGGTAGTAACTGAGGTAGAGGGCTGAATAGATTGCAGGGTTCCGGATTTTTTCTGTATGGATGCAATAGAGCTATCAGTTATACTGATCAGCTGCTTTGCCTGGTTCTGCAAAGAATTCAGCGAACGCTCATAGGATACATAGTCACCATATACAGCGCCTAATTCTTCCTTTGCGGCAGTAAAGCTGCTCTGGTATTCCTTATATTGATTTTTATAATCATTTAATGGCGATATCGTATTGTTTATAATACCGACATAGGATGTAAGCACGGATATACACACAATCACCAGAAAGATCATATATCTGGTCGGCTTCATATGCGCATGCTGCCCGGCCTGCTTACTAAAGTAAAACAATAGCACCTGTACCACCATGGCGAATAAAAATGGAGCCAGCGGATTAAGATCCAGCAGATAATACCGCGCACCACGATAGGTCGTTGTTAATGAAATCAACTGCAGCGCAAAGGTGGCAAATAAAATAATCATGGTCGCATGCTGTCCGGTTCTGGCATTTCGCGGGAACAGGATATCACGGATCTGCTGTGCCTGCTCATCCTCCTTACGCAGCATGTCCTTTCTGTTTCTCTGGTTAAGCTGTCGCTTATGACGATCCTCAATACGATCACGCGCTGCTTGTTTCAGTAAATCAAACAGGGAGCCGATAACACGGATTCCTTTTTTCAAACCATTATACAGATACAGAAACAGTTGGCAGATATCCTGCAAAGGATGAAAAGCACGCTGCTTCTTTTCTTTTGTTTCTTGTTCCATAAAACCTCCTTTTTCCCCTATAGGAATTATATATAAGGGAATTAAAGGAATGCTGTAAGAAAAACAAAAGATTTTCTAAAGAAAGCATCGTCTTTTTTTTAACATGGAAATCACCGTATTTTTTACATAAGGAGACTTTTATAGAGGCTGCTGAATATGGACATTATTCTGAATAGCTGTACATTGATCTGTTGCAGCCCCACAAATTCCAGAATATACTGAGCCTATACCATAAAAAAAGCCGTCAGGTTATTCACCCAGCAGCTTTATGATTTATTGATTAGTACATTGGCCCTGCAGGCATTGGAGGCATTGGAGCTTCCTTTTCCTTAATAGCTGCAACACCGGCTTCTGTCGTCAGGAACAGAGCGGAGATGCTTGCAGAATTAAGCAGTGCGCTTCTTGTAACCTTAGTAGGATCAATGATGCCTTCCTTGAACATATCCACCCAGTTACCGTTTTTCGCATCAAATCCGATATTTTCTTTGGAGCTCTTCTGCTGCTCAACGATTTCCTCAGCATTGTAGCCTGCATTTTCTGCAATCTGTGCGATAGGAGCCAGCAGCGCATCCATAACTACCTTGATACCCTTTTGTACATCCACTACATCAGATTTCAGTTCATCCTTTAACGCGATGTATGCTTCTACCAGAGCAGCACCACCACCGATAACGATACCTTCTGCGACAGCAGCACGTGTTGCATTCAATGCATCCTCAATACGCAGCTTCTTTTCCTTCAGTTCACTTTCCGTTGTTGCCCCAACCTTGATGATTGCAACACCGTTGCTCAGCTTACCAAGACGCTCTGCATAACGCTTCTTATCGTAATCGCTCTTGCAGTTTTCCATCTGTGCGCTGATTTCCTTTACGCGTGCCTCGATTGCATCCTTTGCACCGTTTCCGCCGATCATCGTAGTATTGTCCTTTGTTACGACAACCTTTTTAACAGTTCCTAAATCCTCCAGCTTCATTTCCTTCAGATCCATGCTTAAATCCTTAGAATAGAAGTTAGCACCTGTCAGAATTGCGATATCCTTCAGGATTTCCTTCTGGTTGTCTCCAAAGCCTGGTGCCTTTGTAGCTACAACATTGAAGGTACCACGCAGTTTATTTACTACCAGTGTAGAGGTTACCTCATTTTCAATATCGTCTGCCACCAGCAGCAGCGGCTTGTTTGTCTGTACAACCTGCTCCAGCACTGGCAGAATTTCCTGTACATTGTTGATTTTCTGGTCTGTGATCAGAACATATGCATTTTCCAGTTCAGCCTGCATTTTTTCATGATCGCTTACCATATATGGAGATACATAGCCCTTGTCATACTGCATACCCTCACTGATTTCCAGCTCGGTATCAAAGCCGTTGGATTCATCAACGGAGATAACACCGTTACGTCCAACCTTTTCCATAGATTCAGCGATGATGGTACCAACTTCCTTGCTTCCGCTGGAAATTGCTGCTACGCTTGCGATATCATTGCTGGTTTCCACCTTATGGGATTTCTCCAGGATGTGTTTTGCAACCTCCTTGCTTGCATATTCAATACCTTCTCTCATCAGAACAGGGTTTGCTCCCTTTTCCACCTGACGAAGACCGTTACTGATCATGCTCTGAGCCAGAATGGTAGCTGTTGTAGTTCCGTCACCAGCAGTATCGTTGGTTTTGTTTGCCACCTCATATACCAGTTTTGCACCCATGTTTTCAAACTTGTCTTCAAGTTCGATTTCCTTTGCGATGCTGACACCGTCATTGGTAATCAGCGGAGAACCGTATTCCTTTTCCAAAACGACATTACGTCCCTTTGGTCCAAGTGTCACACGTACTGCGTCTGCCAGTACATTCACACCGTTCAGCATTGCTGTTCTTGCATCTTTTGAAAAACGTACTTCTTTTGCCATGTTTATTACCTCCTGTTATGTTTTTAAGCCAATACAGCTAAAATATCTTCAGCTTCAATAATAATGTATTCTTCATCGTCCAGTTTTACATTCGTACCGGAGTATTCTTTATAAACCACCTTATCATTCTCCTTGATATCAGCCTTGCTGTCAGGCCCGATGGCTACAACTGTTGCATAGCTTGGAACATTTTTGGAATTGTCTGTCAGAATAATTCCGCTGGCAGTTGTTGTTTCCTTTTCTGCCTTTTCTTTCTTCAAAATGACGTTATCGTGTAATGGTTTTAACATATAAAAATACCTCCTTGTCTTTTAGCACTCGCAGTTCTCAACTGCTAACACATACTATTATACTCAATTTTAGCACTTTGGCAAGAGGATTGCTAAAAAAAGATGAGAAAATTTAAGATGGCCGCTTACGGCATCCGATATTGCCTTTTTCCATGCTTTTACCGCACAGTAATACAGGGATCCTTTTATTGTATGCTGGTAACGCTTCTCCTATGCAAATAAAAAAAGATAAGGCATTTTTCTGCTTTTCAAACAAATGATATGGAAATGATATACAAAGAAACAAAGGACGCGAAATCACTTGTACTACCATGATTTTGCGTCCTACAGCTTATCTGTTATAGAAACAGCTTCCGGTATGGAAACACTGCTTTTATCCTGCTGCTGATACTTTTTTTATTTTGTATATGCGGCATCGTCCAATGTAATTGCAAACTGCTTGAGGAATACTGCGATATCCTTTTTAACTGCTGCTGCTTTTTCATAGCGGATGTTCTGGCGTGCCCAGGTTTTCTGTGCAATCTGTGCACTTGGGATTCCAAGCTTTTCAACCGTTGCTGCTTCCACCGCCTTGGCAATCGCTGCATCATCAGCCTTCTTCACGAAGTCCTCAGCCTCTTGCCGATAGGCTGCAACCTTTTCTTCACTGCCCTTTTTAATAAACAATGCCGCCTGTGGATATCCGCTTTGTTCCAGCTGATTCTTATCCTTGTACTCCTGTTGAAGATCCTTCAGCACCTTTAATTCCATTCCCTTTTCCTTCGCCTTGGCAATCGTTGCAGTAGCTGCAGGCTCTGCCAGCAGACCAACCGCTGCTTTTTTGCTCAACAGCTGCGCCTGAACTTCATTAGCTGAATTGAAATAGCGGATTTCCGGTGTTATGCTGCCAAGATCCATGCTGCTTTCCAGAACCTTCTGCGGCACGGCTTTTTCACCAAACGCCGCAAATATACCTTCGCTTTGTAAGGCTGCTTCATCCGTTCCAACAATATACAGATTGCCCCACGTAACAACAGAGTCTATGAGGTAATCACTCTTTCCTTTGGAAAGCAGGGTTGCCCCCAGATTGATCGGAGCGATAATTGCATCATATTCCCCATCCTTTTTCGCAAGCTGGGCACGCAGGACATCGGTACCGTCCACAGTATCAATAGTTACATTTTTATTATCGTAAAGTCCCAGCAGGGATAACGATGGAGCGCCCATAGGCGCAAGAATTTTGATTGGCTCTTCCTTTTTGGTTTCCTGTTCCTCCTGCTTACTGCTCTGTGTGCTACAGGCGGTCATAGAAACCGCCACCAATGCAGCGAGTGCACCCTTGATCAGCTTCATGACAGTGTTTTCTCCTCTACAGCACTGTTCATCATAGCGATGAAATCCTCCAGCGGCATTGTCAGGGATTCCTTACTCTGTGCGCGTCGCAGTGTCACGCTTCCATTTTCAATTTCTCCATCACCGATCACAAGCTGATAAGGAATCTTGGAAAGCTGTGCTTCACGAATACGGTATCCAAGTTTCTCATTTCTTGCGTCCAGCTTACTGCGGTAACCCAATGCTAATAGCTTCTCATTTACTTCATTTGCATATTCCAGATGTTTTTCATGGTGAACCGGTACCACGCTCACCTGCTGCGGAGCTAGCCATACTGGGAAATGTCCGGCGAAATGCTCGATCAGGATACCGATAAAGCGTTCTATGGAACCAAAGATTACGCGGTGCAGCATGACCGGGCGTACCTTGCTGCCATCCTTTTCAACATAAGTTAAATCAAAGCGCTCCGGCAGATTCATATCCAGCTGGATCGTACCGCACTGCCATTCCCTTCCCAGAGAATCCTTGATATGGAAGTCCAGCTTCGGGCCGTAAAATGCTCCGTCCCCAGGGTTTACCTTATATTCCTTACCGGCATGCACGCAGGCATCCGCAAGTGCTTTTTCACTCTGCTCCCAGATTGCCAGATCCCCGATATACTTCTTTTCCGGGCGTGTTGACAGCTCAATGCGATAGCTCAAACCAAATACGGAATACACACGGTCGATAAACTGAATCAGGCGCATGACTTCCCCTTCAATCTGATCCGGACGCATGAAAATATGCGCATCATCCTGTGTAAATGTACGAACACGGAACAGTCCGTTCAAAGCGCCGCTTGCCTCATGACGGTGTACCTGTCCCAGCTCACCCATTCGCAATGGAAGATCCTTATAGGAATGCAGACCGTTTTTAAACACCAGCAGCGATCCCGGACAGTTCATTGGCTTAATCGCGAATTCACGATCATCCACCATGGTCGTATACATATTCTCTTTATAATTTTCCCAGTGTCCGCTTACTTCCCACAATTCCTTACTCATCATAATCGGAGTTTTAATAAACTGATAATTCTCTTTTGTATGCTCCTCATACCAGAAATTTTCCAGCAGATTACGGATAATCATACCATTTGGCAAAAAGAACGGCATACCGGGAGCATATTCACTCATCATGAACAGACCCAGCTCTCTGCCCAGCTTTTTGTGATCACGTTTTTTTGCTTCCTCCAGCAGGTGCAGATGCTCCTCCAGCTCTTCTGCAGAAGGAAAACAGATTCCATAAATTCTCTGCAGCATCTTATTGCTGGCATCGCCCTTCCAATAGGCACCGGAATGCTTTAACAGCTTGAAATTCTTTAACTGCTTCACAGTATCTACATGAGGGCCGCGGCACAGGTCAATAAATTCACCCTGCTGATAACAGGTAATCGTTCCATCCGCAAGATCACGAATCAAATCCATTTTATATGGATCATCCTTAAACATTTCCATTGCCTCATCCTTGGAAATTTCCTTGCGTACGATACGTTTGCCATCCTTGGCAATCTTTTTCATTTCTTTTTCAATTTTCGCAAGGTCTTCTTCCTTAATGACTTCATCACCCAGGTCTATATCGTAATAGAACCCCTCGCTGATAACCGGTCCTACCCAGAATTTTGCCTGTGGATACAGACGCTTTACAGCCTGTGCCATCATATGTGCACAGGAATGATTCAATTTGCTTAATTCCTCATGCTCTTTAATATCAATCATTTTCATTTCCTCCTATCCAGAATATATCAAAAGCCTCATTTGTTTCCGGTACCTGATACCTTCGTTCCCATATACCGCCTGCATGCTCTATCGTTTTCCTTGACGCGATATTGTCACTGCGGCAGCTGACCATAACCGCATGCAAACAATACTCCTGCTTTGCAAGAATAACAGCCTGTTGCAGCATCTCACTCGCTATTCCCTGTTTTCGATACAGCGGATGCACGCGATATCCGATATGCCCGATGTACTGCCTCAGAAATGGGTTTAATTCATGCCGCAGCAGCAGCGTTCCAACGATTTCACCTTCCTGCTTGCAGACATACAGACTGCTGGGTACAATTCCCTTTGGCAGATGTCTGCTGTTATGCCAGTCTATCTGTGCCTTTAGAAAGCTGTTCATATCCGCATACCGACAGCGAAACGGCAAGATATCTGTTTCGTGGGCTTTTTGGCAGGCAGCTTCATACCGCTGCAGGGCATCGGCATCAGAAAGCTTTACAAGCTCAAGTTGCATACCGTCACCTCCATGAAAAAAAGACTGCATCCAAAGGACGTCAGTCTTACACGCGGTACCACCTTTGTTCATATGATATCTCATATGCACTCAATCCCGTAACGCAGGTATGCGGCAATCCCTTTCGGGTGCTACTCCAAGGGAGTAAGATCAGTATTCCTTCAAAGGACTTTCACCAGCCGTCCTTCTCTCTGCATCAGAATAAAAATCTCATATCCTTTTCCCAGTATTTTATGTATGTCTATTTTATACACCATTCCTGTCCATATGTCAAATGATTCTCCCGGAATAGCGAAGTAAAATCGTAAATTCATTCTGTTTACGAAAGGAGATGGACACAACTGCTGCAAATATAAGCTGCTACCGCTCATTGTGAATGCTCAGTATTTCATGGATTTCGTCTTTTTGCACAATAAATTTTATGGTATTCTGAATTCTAACTTTTGTAGATATTTTCATAAAAACGTGTATAATTTACATATTTTTGGTATTTCGCTTTCAAATTGGTAAATTTTAACAGTTTCATTTCTACTGAAGTCTAGTATAATTTTCACATGCATGGAAAGGAGTATGTACATGAGAAAAACTTATGGTTATGTCCGAGTTTCCAGTCAGGATCAGAATGAAGCTAGACAATATCTGGAATTATTGGACATGGGAATTGAAAAGAAGTATATTTACATGGATAAACTGAGTGGTAAAGATTTTAATCGGCCTGCGTATCATAAGCTTGTCTATAAGAAACTGAAGCAGGGGGATTTGCTTGTTGTAAAGAGTATTGACCGTCTCGGCAGAAATTACAATGAAATTCTGCAGGAATGGAAGTACATAACCAAAGACAAGAAGGTGGATATCAAAATACTGGATATGCCCCTTCTTGACACTGATCAGAAAAAGGATTTAATCGGAACGCTGATCGGAGATATCGTATTGCAGCTCTTGAGCTTTGTTGCGGAAAACGAACGTATGAATATCCATCAGCGGCAGGCGGAGGGTATCCGCGCAGCAAAAATGCGGGGTGTCCGCTTTGGCCGTCCAAAGATTGCTTTGCCGGATGATTTTGAGGAAATCGTATATTTATGGCAGCAGGGGGAATTGCAGAGTAAGGAAGCAATTGCCATTTCCGGGTTGAAATATTCTACCTTTTACAAAAAGGTAAAGGAATTAGAGGATGGTAAAATCAATTCCGATACATTATAAAGAGCCTGTCAGAAGAAAAAGAAAACAAGTCCTGAGATTTATGTCAGAGACTTGTTTTTTATATCGTATACTACCAGCTTCCGCCGCCACCGCCGCCGAAGCCGCCGCCGGAGAAGCCTCCACCGGAAAATCCGCCGCCGCCAAAACCGCCGCCAAAGCTCCCACCGCCGGATCCGCTCTTAGGTGCCGGAACGTATGTAGCCGCAGCTGATATATCATGAAAGCAGTAATGGAAATGATTCCACCAGAGCATCGTTGTAAATACACCTGTTGAATCATAGCCCTGATACCATGAAGGTGCCGTTACCGCAATCGTTTCAAACTTCTTCACCCATACATCACTGACTCCCAATACATAGGCATATGGAAGAATTGAGAAAAATGCAGAGGGATCATCCTGCGCGAGCATTTCCAGACGCTCCTTTTCACAGGTTATAATGAAATCCTTTAGTCCTAGTATCTGCCCCAGCCAGCGCGTTCCCTGCTCACTTCGTTTATCCATAAATATCATAATCAGAATCAGCAGGATAGATATGACAGCATGAAGCAGCACTGCCCACAGCTGACCGCCTACATACAGCTGCAAGCCGCCATTTACCGCGATCAAAATACCATTGATAAAGACCATCAGACAAACGACAAGCAGGAATGTGGAACGCTTCATAACATAGCGCTTACGCATGATGATGATCCACGGTATGCAGGATATCATAAGGATAACAGCAGGTATGCAGTATGGTATCGCAAACAGATTCATTTCATATTTCGCTTTTGCACTGAAAAAGGAAAGCAGTAGCCCCGGCAGTGCGATGAAAATGATCATCAGCACCTGCAGTGCAATCGAAGTATTTGTAAAGATGCGTTTCTTTGGATCCTTGTTGAAATAGCTGCGCAGCATGCTTTTCGCATTCGCCAAGCCTCTGCGCACATCCTCATTCTTCATTCCTTCTTCCGTAACTGTTGTTTCCCGGATAAAAATGGAATCAAAGAAAACACGTTCATATGCATGACTGTTCTCCTTTGTCATATCCTGCAGCTTCTCCAGCTGAAAGCCGTCCTTCAGATCATAGATTTTGATAAATCCGCGATTTGCCCAGTCAATGATCAGTGATAGGATATCCTTATTTTCAACCATATTGTCAATGACATAGCCAACACCGGCACTATCCAGACCATCCGGCGCCTTAAATTCAACAGTTGCTATAATTTCATCATCGCGGCCGTATTTCCAGAAAAGCAGCAGAGCCACCATAAGCAAACAAATGGATGCGGCACTGACAGGCACAGAATAATCCTTCGGCTTTGGATACACAAAATAACCGTTTGGCAGATTCACCTTGATCGTTGCACTTTCGTTGGAAAGCAGGATTTTGCTTGTTTCTCCCGTGATGTGTAAATTCTCCACCTCGTGGCTCAGATTGCTCGTCGTCTCTCCAAATGCTCCGCTATAGGTAAATACATTGCCCTCATCAAATTCCTTCGGCATTTTTATATCATAGGATAAGTGCCTGATCTGCGTATCAAAGCTGGATGCAAGATTCCAATATAAGGCCTGTGCATGATTGCTCAAATCCAAATCCTTTGTTTTAACGTGATAGGATATCACATATTTCTGCTCTCCGTAAACGCTCTTGTCGGCATCTCCCAGCTTAACAATAACAGCATCGGCATTCCCCTCCAGGGAACAGGTACGACTGCATTTCACATCACTGACGGGAAAGTAATAGCTCTTTCTTTCCACCTTGCCATCAACATTCCAATCCATACTATAGGATGTCGGAATATTGCGGTAAAAGCCATGCTTTGGTTGTGTAAAATTCAATACATAGGTTTCTGTAACATCAATACCGCCATCCTCATGCACCTCCATGGATACATGCATATCATCAATGACAAAAGCCTCCTGCGCATGTACCGGTACCAGCATGGCAGTAAATAACAGACAACAGACAGCGATCCATCGTTTCATTTTTTTCATATCGTTTCCCTCATAAAAAGGAATAGCCGCGCTATCCCTTTAAAACTGCACCTTAACATTTTCACGCTGGGCAGCATCGTCGATTTCGTACAGCGGTTTTTTTGTCTTGTGGAACATACCGGCAAGCAGATTGCTCGGAAACATTTCCACCAGATTATTGAATTTCACACATACTGCATTATAGTATTTTCGTGCGTTGGCAATTTCAGATTCAATATTCTGCAGCTCTGTCTGCAGCTTGGCAAAATGCTGATCCGCTTTCAGATTCGG comes from the Erysipelotrichaceae bacterium 66202529 genome and includes:
- a CDS encoding recombinase family protein; translated protein: MRKTYGYVRVSSQDQNEARQYLELLDMGIEKKYIYMDKLSGKDFNRPAYHKLVYKKLKQGDLLVVKSIDRLGRNYNEILQEWKYITKDKKVDIKILDMPLLDTDQKKDLIGTLIGDIVLQLLSFVAENERMNIHQRQAEGIRAAKMRGVRFGRPKIALPDDFEEIVYLWQQGELQSKEAIAISGLKYSTFYKKVKELEDGKINSDTL
- a CDS encoding DUF2207 domain-containing protein, producing the protein MKKMKRWIAVCCLLFTAMLVPVHAQEAFVIDDMHVSMEVHEDGGIDVTETYVLNFTQPKHGFYRNIPTSYSMDWNVDGKVERKSYYFPVSDVKCSRTCSLEGNADAVIVKLGDADKSVYGEQKYVISYHVKTKDLDLSNHAQALYWNLASSFDTQIRHLSYDIKMPKEFDEGNVFTYSGAFGETTSNLSHEVENLHITGETSKILLSNESATIKVNLPNGYFVYPKPKDYSVPVSAASICLLMVALLLFWKYGRDDEIIATVEFKAPDGLDSAGVGYVIDNMVENKDILSLIIDWANRGFIKIYDLKDGFQLEKLQDMTKENSHAYERVFFDSIFIRETTVTEEGMKNEDVRRGLANAKSMLRSYFNKDPKKRIFTNTSIALQVLMIIFIALPGLLLSFFSAKAKYEMNLFAIPYCIPAVILMISCIPWIIIMRKRYVMKRSTFLLVVCLMVFINGILIAVNGGLQLYVGGQLWAVLLHAVISILLILIMIFMDKRSEQGTRWLGQILGLKDFIITCEKERLEMLAQDDPSAFFSILPYAYVLGVSDVWVKKFETIAVTAPSWYQGYDSTGVFTTMLWWNHFHYCFHDISAAATYVPAPKSGSGGGSFGGGFGGGGFSGGGFSGGGFGGGGGGSW